From Hymenobacter sedentarius, a single genomic window includes:
- a CDS encoding cation-translocating P-type ATPase, whose amino-acid sequence MAAQVETPAATEPLHATGLTEAEARERLRQYGPNSVEAAPPESWAIILLRQFRSVIVVVLGGAALFSFIFHDYAEAYAILAVIFINAAIGFGLEWNAQASMTALRRMGLTTARVMREGQVRAVPADQLTIGDVLLVEAGEVVAADADLFHAQQLQVNESALTGESMPVEKSLAGAPPDAPLAEQLQRLFKGTAVVNGTGRAVVTQVGSGTQLGAITQMVQQAERAATPLEAKLNHLARQLVFITIGLAALFVIIGLFEGKSAYLLLKTAIVLAVAAIPEGLSIVATLALAYGMLRLAKRNVLVKRLAAVETLGGTDVIFTDKTGTLTQNQMAVDTVWLPETRLHFPVDAGHVALAGESYQLLLRVAVLCNNASYSPTQADAALGDPLEVALLALAHEGGFDVPGALGTADRLAERPFNSETRLMATLHRHVAGQVWVAVKGAAEEVLQHCTQQHTAEGAQPLSEPQRAEWLLHAEQMAQTGLRVLALAYRVLPYEDEKEWAEELTWLGLVAFLDPPRPEVIPALNACQRAGILVLMATGDHPATALTVARQVHMVAGEEAAVLTGAELRDLLANTDETDQRFWQARVFARVSPAQKLDLIRLYQERGHVVAMTGDGVNDAPALKKADIGVAMGKRGTQVASEAAALVLRDDSFASIVAAVEQGRIIFLNIRRFVLYLVSCNLSEILVVTATSLLATGSGLLPLQILFLNLLTDVFPALALGVGKGSPTVMNHRPRHPQGPVMRPGDWRLAVAYAALMTAALLTSDHLARHQYGLSDEEANAVLFYGLGATQLLHVFNMVSIGTPVRQNDVLRNPYVWLALALCTGLLLLSYYQPLFHRLLDIQPLTLTALLLILIPAVAVLIVGHLLGLLLSKWRKKPSGSAGAGHSPRWPKAT is encoded by the coding sequence ATGGCTGCCCAAGTTGAAACCCCAGCCGCTACCGAGCCCCTGCATGCTACGGGCCTCACCGAAGCCGAAGCACGGGAGCGGCTACGGCAATACGGGCCCAATTCGGTAGAAGCCGCACCGCCCGAAAGTTGGGCTATAATCCTGCTGCGCCAGTTCCGCAGCGTGATAGTGGTGGTGCTGGGCGGGGCAGCGCTGTTCTCCTTTATTTTTCACGACTACGCCGAGGCCTATGCCATCCTGGCCGTCATTTTCATCAACGCCGCCATCGGGTTTGGGCTGGAATGGAACGCCCAGGCGTCCATGACGGCCCTGCGCCGCATGGGCCTCACCACGGCACGGGTAATGCGCGAAGGCCAGGTGCGGGCCGTTCCCGCCGACCAGCTGACCATCGGCGACGTGCTGCTGGTGGAGGCCGGCGAAGTGGTGGCCGCCGACGCCGACCTCTTCCACGCCCAGCAGCTGCAGGTGAACGAGTCGGCCCTGACCGGCGAATCCATGCCGGTGGAAAAAAGCCTGGCCGGCGCCCCGCCCGATGCCCCGCTGGCCGAGCAGCTGCAGCGGCTTTTCAAGGGCACGGCCGTGGTCAATGGCACGGGCCGCGCCGTGGTGACGCAGGTGGGCAGCGGCACCCAGCTGGGCGCCATTACCCAAATGGTGCAGCAGGCCGAGCGCGCGGCCACGCCCCTCGAAGCCAAGCTCAATCACCTGGCTCGCCAGCTGGTTTTCATCACCATTGGGCTGGCGGCTTTGTTTGTGATAATCGGGCTGTTTGAAGGCAAATCCGCTTATTTATTGCTGAAAACGGCCATTGTGCTCGCCGTGGCCGCCATTCCCGAAGGCCTCTCCATCGTGGCCACGCTGGCCCTGGCGTATGGCATGCTGCGGCTGGCCAAGCGCAACGTGCTGGTGAAGCGGCTGGCCGCGGTGGAAACCCTGGGCGGCACCGACGTCATCTTTACAGACAAAACCGGCACCCTCACCCAGAACCAGATGGCGGTTGATACCGTCTGGCTGCCCGAAACGCGCCTGCATTTTCCCGTCGATGCCGGGCATGTGGCCCTGGCGGGGGAGTCGTACCAGCTGCTGCTGCGGGTGGCCGTGCTGTGCAACAACGCCTCGTACTCGCCCACCCAGGCCGACGCCGCCCTGGGCGACCCGCTGGAAGTGGCGCTGCTGGCCTTGGCCCACGAGGGCGGCTTCGACGTGCCCGGCGCGCTGGGCACCGCCGACCGCCTTGCCGAGCGGCCCTTCAACTCCGAAACGCGCCTCATGGCCACCCTGCACCGGCACGTGGCCGGCCAGGTCTGGGTGGCCGTGAAAGGCGCCGCCGAAGAAGTGCTCCAGCACTGCACCCAGCAGCACACCGCCGAGGGCGCCCAGCCCTTATCCGAGCCGCAGCGGGCCGAATGGCTGCTGCACGCCGAGCAAATGGCCCAAACCGGCCTGCGCGTGTTGGCCCTGGCGTACCGGGTGCTGCCCTATGAGGACGAAAAAGAATGGGCCGAAGAGCTGACCTGGTTGGGGCTGGTGGCCTTTCTCGACCCGCCCCGCCCCGAGGTGATACCCGCCCTCAATGCCTGCCAGCGGGCCGGCATCCTCGTGCTGATGGCCACCGGCGACCACCCCGCCACCGCCCTCACCGTGGCCCGGCAGGTGCACATGGTGGCCGGGGAGGAAGCCGCTGTGCTAACAGGAGCCGAGCTGCGGGATTTGTTGGCAAACACCGACGAAACCGACCAACGGTTTTGGCAAGCCCGCGTGTTTGCGCGCGTGAGCCCGGCCCAGAAGCTGGACCTAATCCGCCTGTACCAGGAGCGCGGCCACGTGGTGGCCATGACCGGCGACGGCGTAAACGATGCGCCCGCCCTCAAAAAAGCCGACATTGGGGTGGCCATGGGCAAGCGCGGCACCCAGGTAGCCAGCGAAGCGGCGGCGCTGGTGCTGCGCGACGATTCTTTCGCTTCCATTGTGGCGGCTGTGGAGCAGGGCCGCATCATTTTCTTGAATATCCGCCGCTTCGTGCTGTACCTGGTGTCGTGCAACCTGAGCGAAATCCTGGTGGTAACGGCCACCAGTTTGCTGGCCACCGGTTCGGGGCTGCTGCCGCTACAAATCCTGTTTTTAAACCTGCTCACCGACGTGTTTCCGGCGCTGGCATTGGGGGTAGGGAAGGGCAGTCCTACCGTGATGAACCATCGGCCCCGCCACCCGCAAGGCCCCGTGATGCGACCCGGCGACTGGCGCCTGGCGGTAGCCTATGCCGCCCTGATGACGGCCGCCCTGCTGACCAGCGACCACCTCGCCCGCCACCAATACGGCCTCTCCGACGAAGAGGCCAATGCGGTGCTGTTCTATGGCCTGGGCGCTACCCAGCTCCTGCACGTGTTCAACATGGTAAGCATCGGCACGCCGGTGCGGCAAAACGACGTGCTCCGCAACCCCTACGTGTGGCTGGCCCTGGCCCTCTGCACCGGCCTGCTGCTGCTGAGTTATTACCAACCGCTTTTTCACCGGCTATTAGACATCCAGCCGCTCACCCTCACGGCCCTGCTTCTGATTCTCATTCCGGCCGTAGCCGTCCTGATAGTGGGCCACTTACTGGGCTTGCTCCTGAGTAAATGGCGTAAAAAACCATCTGGTAGCGCAGGCGCCGGACACAGCCCCCGCTGGCCTAAAGCGACCTGA
- a CDS encoding universal stress protein encodes MSLALIVLTSFYPAAQQAVAYADALGCAVGGHVVLLHANRVTILDQYAFAGESWRRQELERDEEVEVLLAQQAARLRSPSTVEMATDLMPELAEDLISRHHPALFIIGRPDPDAAGPERLTPIVLDILRAAHMPVLLVPHGTPAADPPQRVLVAADGEAFGVAGPAAGVQQLLSSLGARVTVAHVSPLEDDDACARALKAVQDSGLLTGLADVDLQGFQFQHPISGILEAIRSTQADLVVVVARPRSYLGELFHKSVTAEVMHQSPVPVLVVPAAQPHGTDGKLPQPQDKYTVPWPGIS; translated from the coding sequence ATGAGCCTCGCGCTAATTGTATTGACCAGTTTCTATCCGGCGGCGCAGCAGGCAGTTGCCTATGCCGATGCGTTGGGCTGTGCCGTGGGAGGCCATGTGGTGTTGCTGCACGCCAATCGGGTCACCATTCTGGACCAATACGCCTTTGCCGGGGAAAGCTGGCGGCGGCAGGAGCTGGAGCGCGACGAAGAGGTGGAAGTCCTCCTGGCTCAGCAGGCCGCCCGGCTCCGGTCGCCATCCACGGTAGAAATGGCTACCGACCTGATGCCCGAACTGGCCGAGGACCTGATTTCCCGCCACCACCCGGCCCTTTTTATAATCGGCCGCCCGGACCCCGACGCGGCCGGCCCCGAACGACTCACGCCCATTGTGCTGGATATTCTGCGGGCCGCGCACATGCCCGTGCTGCTGGTGCCGCACGGCACGCCCGCTGCCGACCCGCCCCAGCGGGTGCTGGTGGCGGCCGACGGGGAGGCTTTTGGCGTGGCCGGGCCGGCGGCTGGCGTCCAGCAGCTGCTCAGCAGCCTAGGGGCCCGCGTGACGGTGGCCCACGTGTCGCCGCTGGAAGACGACGATGCTTGCGCCCGCGCCTTGAAAGCCGTGCAGGACAGCGGCCTCCTTACCGGGCTGGCCGATGTGGACCTGCAGGGCTTTCAGTTCCAGCACCCCATCAGCGGCATATTGGAAGCCATCAGAAGTACGCAGGCCGACCTGGTAGTGGTGGTGGCCCGGCCCCGCAGCTACCTCGGCGAGCTGTTTCACAAGAGCGTAACCGCTGAAGTAATGCACCAGAGCCCGGTGCCCGTGCTGGTGGTGCCCGCGGCCCAACCGCACGGTACCGATGGCAAGCTGCCGCAGCCGCAAGACAAATACACCGTGCCCTGGCCCGGAATATCCTAG
- a CDS encoding universal stress protein, whose amino-acid sequence MTPAIVVLTDFFALANRALSYAAGLAVPLKAHLVLLHVRHDGLLSPEEYSHKAARRDEKQLQQELNKLASSQPVPAEVEISEDFLPEAVAEAVRHHQPQLLVLGRPGTAVAPMEVVTGAAMDLLRAVPYPLLIVPTVGWGDFPPRKLVLAVDGDEFTLFDNQGIMAQLLSALNATLTVLYVTNQKDPGAAAGHRIRHAIHKSGLEELTQGRAPHMVYHTHAKDGILLGATELNADLLVVVARRHSLLGSLFHRSVTAQLISESAIPLLLLPAQD is encoded by the coding sequence ATGACACCTGCCATCGTAGTACTGACCGATTTTTTTGCTCTCGCCAACCGGGCCCTTTCGTATGCGGCCGGGTTGGCCGTGCCGCTCAAGGCGCACCTGGTGTTGCTGCACGTCCGGCACGACGGCCTGCTGTCGCCCGAAGAGTATTCGCACAAAGCTGCCCGGCGCGACGAAAAGCAACTGCAGCAGGAGCTTAACAAGCTGGCCAGCAGCCAGCCCGTGCCTGCCGAAGTAGAGATATCCGAAGACTTCCTGCCCGAGGCCGTAGCGGAGGCCGTGCGCCACCACCAGCCCCAGCTGCTGGTGCTGGGCCGCCCCGGCACGGCGGTAGCGCCCATGGAAGTCGTGACCGGCGCCGCCATGGATTTGCTGCGGGCCGTGCCCTACCCGCTTCTGATTGTGCCCACCGTGGGCTGGGGCGACTTTCCGCCGCGCAAGCTGGTGCTTGCCGTCGATGGCGACGAGTTTACCCTGTTTGATAACCAGGGCATTATGGCGCAGCTGCTGTCGGCCTTAAACGCGACGCTGACGGTGCTGTACGTTACCAATCAGAAAGACCCAGGGGCAGCGGCCGGGCACCGCATTCGGCACGCCATTCACAAAAGTGGCCTCGAAGAACTCACGCAGGGGAGGGCCCCGCACATGGTGTACCACACCCACGCCAAGGACGGCATTTTGCTGGGCGCCACCGAGCTCAATGCCGACCTGTTGGTGGTGGTGGCCCGCCGCCACAGCTTGTTGGGCAGCCTGTTTCACCGCAGCGTCACGGCTCAACTTATCAGCGAAAGCGCCATTCCGCTCTTGCTGCTGCCGGCGCAGGACTAA